One window of Scylla paramamosain isolate STU-SP2022 chromosome 47, ASM3559412v1, whole genome shotgun sequence genomic DNA carries:
- the LOC135095102 gene encoding uncharacterized protein LOC135095102 — translation MASIEGNIRFNAVVYKDNSGFRYLRNVARNNKLYLRCIHHPNCGGRAVLSETTGVIRATQGHNHESSDYAATDLRNTLKMKAAEDVGSTSNSEIFRRVTRHHQHGADVSFSSVERSMLRAKRRIQPRQPHTAEECANILESLEAQAFNVNFRSVVTDQGSGHLAIIFYSLTLVPLMTTIKEWNFDGTFYTVPALFYQLFTLLGFYKGHSFPLIFTLMTSKSKKLYDITMQRVKELIPNLNPEQAMGDFESSSGKAIRSCWPQVQIGGCQFHFSQNLYRKIQKLGLTELYKDNKQFNKWVKKIMTLSYVPANQMHEAVDSLFQENFDLNDHSQPKITAFKTYITEYWIRKVTPQRLSVFEFSRGTNNDAESYHSRLKAIVRQHKPNIYTFLTHLNNLITDTTKDIERVDAGLDITRQKKEKFVRNIERRQNLKEQLQNGTYTLTQYINAVAYTFDSSVSAFQLPGDSADESGDEHQGPDNAAGTQDVPPELRCSICLRRRERTVVLLPCRHASFCADCITILVSAADANNPATCPTCRTAIQDRLEVYV, via the exons ATGGCTAGTATTGAGGGGAACATCCGCTTCAATGCAGTGGTTTACAAAGACAACTCTGGATTCCGGTACCTCCGAAATGTGGCAAGAAACAACAAACTATACCTGCGTTGCATTCATCACCCCAACTGTGGAGGAAGAGCCGTATTGTCGGAG ACAACTGGTGTCATCAGAGCAACGCAAGGTCACAACCATGAATCATCCGACTATGCTGCAACAGATCTGAGGAACACTCTCAAGATGAAGGCTGCTGAGGATGTGGGCTCTACCAGCAACTCCGAGATCTTCAGGCGGGTAACAAGACATCACCAACATGGAGCAGATGTGTCTTTCTCATCTGTAGAGCGAAGCATGCTTCGAGCCAAGCGCCGAATTCAACCGAGGCAACCACACACTGCAGAGGAGTGCGCCAACATTCTAGAAAGCTTAGAGGCCCAGGCCTTTAACGTAAACTTCAGATCTGTCGTCACAGATCAGGGAAGTGGTCATTTggcaattattttttattctctaacCCTGGTACCACTGATGACCACAATTAAGGAATGGAATTTTGATGGTACTTTTTACACTGTGCCTGCACTCTTCTACCAGCTCTTCACATTACTTGGATTTTACAAAGGTCATTCATTCCCACTCATCTTCACCTTGATGACATCAAAGTCTAAAAAGTTGTATGATATCACAATGCAAAGAGTGAAGGAACTCATCCCCAACCTGAATCCTGAACAAGCAATGGGTGATTTTGAAAGCAGTTCTGGTAAAGCAATTCGCTCTTGCTGGCCACAGGTTCAGATTGGGGGCTGTCAGTTCCACTTTTCACAAAACCTGTACCGGAAAATTCAGAAACTGGGGCTAACTGAACTTTACAAAGACAACAAACAGTTTAATAAGTGGGTCAAAAAGATCATGACACTAAGTTATGTGCCAGCCAACCAGATGCATGAAGCAGTTGACTCTCTGTTCCAAGAAAATTTTGACTTGAATGATCATTCCCAGCCAAAAATTACTGCATTCAAAACCTACATCACAGAGTACTGGATTCGAAAAGTCACTCCACAACGGTTATCTGTCTTCGAATTTTCTCGTGGAACTAACAATGATGCAGAGTCGTACCACAGCAGACTGAAAGCCATTGTCCGCCAGCACAAGCCAAACATTTACACTTTCCTCACACATCTGAATAATCTGATAACAGACACAACTAAGGACATTGAACGTGTGGATGCTGGCTTGGACATCACTCGTCAGAAAAAGGAGAAGTTTGTCAGAAACATTGAGCGCAGGCAGAACTTGAAAGAACAATTACAGAATGGCACATACACATTAACCCAATACATTAATGCTGTCGCTTACACATTTGATAGCTCTGTTTCAGCATTTCAACTTCCTGGAGACAGTGCTGATGAAAGTGGGGATGAGCATCAAGGCCCTGACAACGCAGCTGGTACTCAAGATGTTCCTCCCGAACTTCGGTGCAGCATCTGCTTAAGGCGAAGGGAAAGGACAGTTGTTCTTTTGCCCTGCCGACATGCCTCCTTCTGTGCAGATTGCATAACTATCCTTGTATCAGCAGCAGATGCTAACAACCCGGCAACATGTCCCACTTGTCGTACTGCCATTCAAGACAGGCTTGAAGTTTACGTTTAA